Below is a genomic region from Fusarium oxysporum Fo47 chromosome XI, complete sequence.
GGCGCGATTTTACGTGGTCACGCGTAGAGAGGCACGCCTAGGCGTGTTCCTATGGGCCCCCATACATACACATGATTTGGCGcagaaaataaaaatacgCTGATTCTTAACATGTCCCGTAACGACGGGCAATTTAGAACCGGGTCCGTTATTCTAACCGGATAAAGGAATGATAACGGGCATGCTGGCATCTGCCTGGGGCCGTCGGGCTTACTGACAAATGTTTCCAAGCGACAAGGCCCTCGACTCTGGGAGACTACTGCGTAGTCAGGGTCAAAAACTCTAAGCTGTCCCACTCGGTATATTTGTCAGACCGACCAGATGCGCTTTCATCAGAGACTGGCTGTGGCTTACCAGCTCACTTTTCCTTGCATCCATCCCAGCAGGATACCACCTATCAGTCGATATTCGGCACTTTGACATGAAAAAAATGTTCAAAACGGCAGAGAGAACAAAATTGTCCTGGCTCTTAGCAATACACAAATCCATTCCGCCGAGTAGTATGGCAcacttcctcttctccataGCTAGTATTCTAGTAGGGGCGGACAACAGTCGTTCGTTGGATCGAATATTGAGCAGTGTAGGGGCGGCAATTCAACTGTCCGATCTGCCGTTTCCCGACAAGCACCGACAGCCGCCACCATCAGAGTTGAGGTAATCCACTGCAATCTATTAATGTATGGACTTGCGGTCGACAGGCAAGGAAGGAAGAAATATCCATGATTATTATTCGATGTAACCTCtgctattcttcttctccctttTCTCTCCTTGTGGGTTATGATATTACGATATTGTACTAACCGCACCATTCAGCTTAAAGTATGCTCCCCAGAAGCCCTAAAGCCCGTTATGATAGTATAACgctgaagaaagaaagaacGAAAAAAGACGCTGAAACTGACGTAATTTTGCTTAATAGACAGGGTAACATCGGAGATTTGGGAAACTCTCGTTCCCTCCGCTTACTGTGCTGTTGGAGGATTAATGACAAGCCAGATAGAGTATCTTTAAGTTAGATCTATGGATCACAAGTGGATGAAGCTTTATGCGCCCAACCTTAATATGGGGGAAAAAGGCCTAGAAATATGCACTCCGTGCGTTCATCCACCTCCGTGAACAAGGCCCGTAGCTCATTGCAGGAGAATTCCAAGAGTATTGAATCCGGACAGTCTGGCGGCCTTGCTGCCTCAGAGAGAGATAAACGGCTATATAACTTCAGAAAAGTCACACTCAATCTTTGCTCGATACAACAACCAACTCCAAGAATATCTAGTCCTGGTTCACACAGCCTACACCATGTCCTCCCGCATTATCAAAGTCGCAGTCACCCAAGCTGAGCCGGTCTGGTATGACCTTCCGGCTACAGTCAAAAAAACGCTCCACTTGATCGCCGAGGCTGCATCTAACGGCGCCCGGCTTATTGCGTTCCCCGAATGTTGGCTCCCCGGCCACCCTTTGTGGATTTGGTATATGAACCCTCAAGATATGTCGCTCGGTGTGCGATCTGCTGTTAATTACGATCTCTAGGTCGAACCCTGGTGACCCGGATCTTGGTGTTAATTATATCAAGAACAGTCCAGCTGTAGACTCGCCTGAGATCGCAGCAGTTCAAGCCTGTGCTCTTGATAATAAGATCGCGGTCTCTTTGGGATTTTCGGAGAATGAGAATAACTCATTGTATATTGCCCAACTCTTCATCGGGGAGGACGGCGAAATCAAGGTCCATCGCCGCAAGATGAAGCCCTCGCATATGGAACGCACCGTATTCGGAGACTCACTGGCCCATTGCCTGGACAGCGTGGGCCAACTATCATTCGCCCGAGTCGGCGGTCTCAACTGCTGGGAGCACACCCAGCCGTTGCTAAAGTATAACTCGATGGCCCAAAAGGAAGAGATCCATGTGGGAGCTTGGGCGGTTAACCCCCCACACACTGGTGGACGGGATCTCTGGTCTACCTGTCTTGAAGGTGAGTCCTTACTCTTGCAGTAGCAAGCTAGCTGTCTAACGCTCGTAGGTTGTCACGCGCTCTCTAGCGTATATGCTATCGAGTCTGGCACGTTTGTGCTTCATTGCACTGCACTTATCTCAGACGCGGCAGTTGAGAAGACGGGAACTGCTAGTAGCCTGCTACAGTTTAATAGCGGCGCAGGGGCATCAGCTGTTTTTGGCCCTGATGGGAGACGTCTAACTGAATTGACTGACCCAAAAGAGGAAACTATCTTGTACGCTGATTTAGATATGGACAGGATCTTAGAGGCAAGAATGTTTGCCGATCCCACTGGACACTACAGTCGTCCAGATCTGTTGTGGTTAGGTGTGGATAAGACTTTTAAGAGTGTGGTGAGGGAAGGAAGTGGTGCGCCAGAAGTCGGGGTCATAGGCTAAACTCTTAAAGCCAAATTTAGAGTAATTTAGGTAGTATTGATCATAAATCAATATACTCTCCTGCAATTGTCAAGCTTGGCGTCGCGTCACAAGA
It encodes:
- a CDS encoding carbon-nitrogen hydrolase → MSSRIIKVAVTQAEPVWYDLPATVKKTLHLIAEAASNGARLIAFPECWLPGHPLWIWSNPGDPDLGVNYIKNSPAVDSPEIAAVQACALDNKIAVSLGFSENENNSLYIAQLFIGEDGEIKVHRRKMKPSHMERTVFGDSLAHCLDSVGQLSFARVGGLNCWEHTQPLLKYNSMAQKEEIHVGAWAVNPPHTGGRDLWSTCLEGCHALSSVYAIESGTFVLHCTALISDAAVEKTGTASSLLQFNSGAGASAVFGPDGRRLTELTDPKEETILYADLDMDRILEARMFADPTGHYSRPDLLWLGVDKTFKSVVREGSGAPEVGVI